One part of the Anguilla anguilla isolate fAngAng1 chromosome 11, fAngAng1.pri, whole genome shotgun sequence genome encodes these proteins:
- the manbal gene encoding protein MANBAL: MPGDLDLSPPEVPEPTFLESLLRYGLFLGAVFQLICILAVIIPSSKSHHEQEVEPQDTRVGDQARKPKGPLPQIRQKVKKESKKKK; encoded by the exons ATGCCGGGCGACCTGGATCTCTCACCCCCAGAGGTACCCGAACCAACCTTCCTGGAAAGCCTTCTACGATATGGCCTCTTTTTGGGTGCAGTGTTCCAGCTCATTTGCATTCTTGCTGTGATAATACCCTCATCCAAGAGTCATCACGAACAG GAGGTTGAACCCCAGGACACGCGGGTCGGTGACCAAGCCAGGAAACCCAAAGGACCGCTCCCACAGATTCGGCAGAAAGTAAAGAAGGAGagcaagaagaagaaataa
- the LOC118208343 gene encoding potassium voltage-gated channel subfamily G member 1-like, whose amino-acid sequence MTLLAGDGSDYDYSALSCASDTSLNPPPPLQEREALKGVFYKRARLLPSGEGRGADPAPIPPPSSRRLHAIINVGGLRCQLPWATLEGFPLTRLGRLRPCASFDEIMRVCDDYDVARNEFFFDRNPCAFRAILTFLRAGKLRLLRETCALSFRDELLYWGVAEESLEWCCRRKLLQRVEEFEELDRAEELEDEAGDGDGDGDGPREGPDGAESRPGLCMARLRDMVERPHSGLPGKIFACLSVLFVTVTAVNLSISTMPAMREEEEEGKCSRMCYNIFMVETVCVAWFSLEFTLRFIQDRSKLAFLRQPLNLIDVLAILPYYVTLLVDSASGEKRVGSGSSYLDKVGLVLRVLRALRILYVMRLARHSLGLQTLGLTARRCTREFGLLLLFLCVAIALYSPLLYLIESEAAGGSRDFSSVPVTYWWAVITMTTVGYGDMVPRSVPGQVVALSSILSGILLMAFPVTSIFHTFSRSYLELKQEQQRLLQRRTHFLLRNRVAGLSGLSLESNMLFDSVSSSEAGDGED is encoded by the exons ATGACGCTGCTGGCGGGAGACGGCTCGGACTACGACTACAGCGCCCTGAGCTGCGCCTCCGACACCTCcctcaacccccctcccccgctccagGAGCGCGAGGCCCTCAAGGGCGTCTTCTACAAGAGGGCCCGGCTCCTCCCCTCAGGCGAGGGGAGGGGCGccgaccccgcccccatcccgcccccctcctcccgccggCTGCACGCCATCATCAACGTGGGCGGGCTGCGGTGCCAGCTGCCCTGGGCCACGCTGGAGGGCTTCCCGCTGACGCGGCTGGGCCGGCTCCGCCCCTGCGCCAGCTTCGACGAGATCATGCGCGTGTGCGACGACTACGACGTGGCGCGCAACGAGTTCTTCTTCGACCGCAACCCCTGCGCCTTCCGCGCCATCCTCACCTTCCTGCGGGCGGGCAAGCTGCGGCTGCTGCGGGAGACCTGCGCGCTGTCCTTCCGCGACGAGCTGCTCTACTGGGGCGTGGCCGAGGAGAGCCTGGAGTGGTGCTGCCGCCGCAAGCTGCTCCAGCGCGTGGAGGAGTTCGAGGAGCTGGACCGGgccgaggagctggaggacgaGGCGGGGGACGGCGACGGGGACGGCGACGGGCCCCGGGAGGGCCCCGACGGGGCCGAGTCGCGCCCGGGCCTCTGCATGGCCCGGCTCAGGGACATGGTGGAGAGGCCGCACTCCGGCCTGCCGGGGAAGATCTTTGCCTGCCTGTCGGTGCTCTTCGTCACCGTCACCGCCGTCAACCTGTCCATCAGCACCATGCCGGCcatgagggaggaggaggaggag GGCAAGTGCTCCAGGATGTGCTACAACATCTTCATGGTGGAGACGGTGTGCGTGGCCTGGTTCTCCCTGGAGTTCACGCTGCGCTTCATCCAGGACCGCAGCAAGCTGGCCTTCCTGCGGCAGCCGCTCAACCTGATCGACGTGCTGGCCATCCTGCCCTACTACGTCACCCTGCTGGTGGACAGCGCGTCGGGCGAGAAGCGGGTGGGCTCGGGCAGCAGCTACCTGGACAAGGTGGGCCTGGTGCTGCGGGTGCTGCGGGCGCTGCGCATCCTGTACGTGATGCGGCTGGCGCGCCACTCGCTGGGCCTGCAGACGCTGGGCCTGACCGCGCGCCGCTGCACGCGCGAGTTcggcctgctcctcctcttcctgtgcgTGGCCATCGCCCTCTACTCCCCGCTGCTCTACCTCATCGAGAGCGAGGCGGCCGGCGGCTCGCGCGACTTCAGCAGCGTCCCCGTCACCTACTGGTGGGCCGTCATCACCATGACGACGGTGGGCTACGGGGACATGGTGCCGCGCAGCGTGCCGGGCCAGGTGGTGGCGCTCAGCAGCATCCTGAGCGGGATCCTGCTCATGGCCTTTCCCGTCACCTCCATCTTCCACACCTTCTCGCGCTCGTACCTGGAGCtgaagcaggagcagcagcgccTCCTGCAGAGGAGGACTCACTTCCTGCTCCGCAACAGGGTGGCGGGGCTCAGCGGCCTGTCGCTGGAGAGCAACATGCTGTTCGACAGCGTCTCCTCCTCCGAGGCCGGGGACGGCGAGGACTGA